One genomic region from Podarcis raffonei isolate rPodRaf1 chromosome 16, rPodRaf1.pri, whole genome shotgun sequence encodes:
- the LOC128403936 gene encoding phospholipase A and acyltransferase 3-like isoform X3, whose translation MAMRSKVPEFDVDDLELGDLIEIFRFGYQHWAIYVGNGFVIHLAPPSEYAGAGCASIMSTLTDKALVKKELLREVAGKHRYRVNNKHDTKFPPLPRTKIVQRAEEMVGQELQYKVTSENCEHFVTELRYGVPRSDQVRDALVGVSIAGLGLAALGLFGAAVVKRKKQQNQ comes from the exons ATGGCGATGCGCAGCAAGGTGCCAGAATTTGATGTG GATGACTTGGAGCTTGGGGACTTGATTGAAATATTCCGCTTTGGATACCAGCACTGGGCCATCTACGTGGGGAACGGCTTTGTGATTCACCTGGCTCCACCCT ctgaatatGCAGGAGCAGGCTGCGCGAGCATCATGTCCACCCTAACTGACAAGGCGCTGGTGAAGAAGGAGCTGCTACGGGAGGTGGCAGGGAAGCACCGCTACAGGGTGAATAACAAGCACGACACAAAGTTCCCGCCGCTGCCCAGGACCAAGATCGTTCAGCGGGCTGAGGAGATGGTGGGCCAAGAGCTACAGTACAAAGTCACCAGCGAAAACTGCGAACACTTCGTCACCGAGCTGCGCTATGGTGTGCCCAGGAGTGATCAG GTCCGAGACGCCCTGGTGGGGGTTAGCATCGCAGGGCTGGGTTTGGCCGCCCTGGGACTCTTTGGTGCTGCCGTGGTCAAGAGGAAGAAACAACAGAACCAATAA
- the LOC128403939 gene encoding phospholipase A and acyltransferase 3-like: MSGYIEPKPGDLIEISRVGYQHWAIYVGSGYVIHLAPSDDLYQASTSSLMSALSEKAVVKKELLWSIVGDDACRINNKYDQKYELLPANKIVQEAEALLGQEIRYSLASENCEHFVTRLRYGMARSDQVRDTLVAGTVGLFGVGLVAIAATVVSSLFLPRRHREE, encoded by the exons ATGTCTGGCTAT ATAGAGCCGAAGCCTGGAGACCTGATAGAGATTTCCCGTGTGGGCTACCAGCACTGGGCCATCTACGTGGGTTCCGGTTACGTGATCCACCTGGCTCCCTCAG ATGACTTATACCAGGCCAGCACCTCCAGCCTGATGTCTGCCCTGTCCGAAAAAGCCGTGGTGAAGAAGGAACTCCTGTGGAGCATCGTCGGGGACGATGCCTGCCGCATCAACAACAAATACGATCAGAAATATGAGCTGCTCCCGGCAAACAAAATCGTTCAGGAGGCGGAGGCGCTCCTGGGCCAAGAAATCCGCTACAGCTTGGCCAGCGAGAACTGCGAACATTTTGTCACCAGGCTGCGCTACGGCATGGCTAGGAGCGACCAG GTGAGAGACACCTTGGTTGCTGGCACAGTAGGGCTCTTTGGCGTAGGCCTCGTGGCCATTGCGGCGACAGTAGTCAGCAGCTTATTCCTGCCCAGAAGGCACAGAGAGGAATAA
- the LOC128403936 gene encoding uncharacterized protein LOC128403936 isoform X1: MSEIFLRICDRGPCHKATQKPKTLMAREGGTAEAMTSAPLQPLLRENSVLLLTPPTQNSAKAGPERMTKVLKEPSVLSRKEYPLNKETAASTRKGLNLVWKRVCCGDESERGRVIRPENNAMGKANRPWGTIPKGFGGCVPQPPCSYDKQLARMSKSLVAKPGGLLHAPHMQAKGDQVGVPTRGPPGTFRTGVVGLRRSKKPPRQTSFFKGTALAVAHGNMDVKRKSNHKFSRPPSPNLDDLELGDLIEIFRFGYQHWAIYVGNGFVIHLAPPSEYAGAGCASIMSTLTDKALVKKELLREVAGKHRYRVNNKHDTKFPPLPRTKIVQRAEEMVGQELQYKVTSENCEHFVTELRYGVPRSDQVRDALVGVSIAGLGLAALGLFGAAVVKRKKQQNQ; encoded by the exons ATGTCTGAAATTTTTTTGAGGATCTGTGACAGGGGCCCTTGCCACAAGGCCACCCAGAAGCCAAAGACCCTGATGGCTCGAGAAGGGGGCACCGCAGAAGCCATGACCTCAGCCCCACTCCAGCCTCTGCTCCGTGAGAACAGTGTGCTTCTGCTGACACCTCCAACCCAAAATTCAGCGAAAGCGGGACCTGAGAGAATGACAAAAGTCCTGAAGGAACCTTCAGTGCTGAGTCGGAAAGAATACCCACTGAATAAGGAAACTGCTGCCTCCACTCGGAAGGGTCTGAACCTAGTATGGAAGAGAGTGTGCTGTGGGGATGAATCAGAGAGGGGCCGAGTGATACGTCCGGAAAATAATGCGATGGGGAAAGCCAACCGTCCCTGGGGGACCATCCCCAAAGGCTTTGGGGGTTGTGTCCCCCAACCTCCTTGTTCTTATGATAAGCAACTGGCAAGAATGTCTAAAAGCCTGGTGGCAAAGCCAGGGGGCCTACTCCACGCACCCCATATGCAAGCCAAAGGAGACCAAGTGGGGGTGCCCACCAGGGGCCCCCCTGGCACGTTCAGGACAGGAGTTGTAGGGTTGAGAAGAAGCAAAAAGCCACCTCGCCAGACCTCCTTCTTCAAAG GGACTGCCTTAGCTGTTGCACATGGAAACATGGATGTCAAAAGGAAGAGCAACCATAAATTTTCCAGGCCGCCGTCTCCCAATCTG GATGACTTGGAGCTTGGGGACTTGATTGAAATATTCCGCTTTGGATACCAGCACTGGGCCATCTACGTGGGGAACGGCTTTGTGATTCACCTGGCTCCACCCT ctgaatatGCAGGAGCAGGCTGCGCGAGCATCATGTCCACCCTAACTGACAAGGCGCTGGTGAAGAAGGAGCTGCTACGGGAGGTGGCAGGGAAGCACCGCTACAGGGTGAATAACAAGCACGACACAAAGTTCCCGCCGCTGCCCAGGACCAAGATCGTTCAGCGGGCTGAGGAGATGGTGGGCCAAGAGCTACAGTACAAAGTCACCAGCGAAAACTGCGAACACTTCGTCACCGAGCTGCGCTATGGTGTGCCCAGGAGTGATCAG GTCCGAGACGCCCTGGTGGGGGTTAGCATCGCAGGGCTGGGTTTGGCCGCCCTGGGACTCTTTGGTGCTGCCGTGGTCAAGAGGAAGAAACAACAGAACCAATAA
- the LOC128403936 gene encoding phospholipase A and acyltransferase 3-like isoform X2 gives MDVKRKSNHKFSRPPSPNLDDLELGDLIEIFRFGYQHWAIYVGNGFVIHLAPPSEYAGAGCASIMSTLTDKALVKKELLREVAGKHRYRVNNKHDTKFPPLPRTKIVQRAEEMVGQELQYKVTSENCEHFVTELRYGVPRSDQVRDALVGVSIAGLGLAALGLFGAAVVKRKKQQNQ, from the exons ATGGATGTCAAAAGGAAGAGCAACCATAAATTTTCCAGGCCGCCGTCTCCCAATCTG GATGACTTGGAGCTTGGGGACTTGATTGAAATATTCCGCTTTGGATACCAGCACTGGGCCATCTACGTGGGGAACGGCTTTGTGATTCACCTGGCTCCACCCT ctgaatatGCAGGAGCAGGCTGCGCGAGCATCATGTCCACCCTAACTGACAAGGCGCTGGTGAAGAAGGAGCTGCTACGGGAGGTGGCAGGGAAGCACCGCTACAGGGTGAATAACAAGCACGACACAAAGTTCCCGCCGCTGCCCAGGACCAAGATCGTTCAGCGGGCTGAGGAGATGGTGGGCCAAGAGCTACAGTACAAAGTCACCAGCGAAAACTGCGAACACTTCGTCACCGAGCTGCGCTATGGTGTGCCCAGGAGTGATCAG GTCCGAGACGCCCTGGTGGGGGTTAGCATCGCAGGGCTGGGTTTGGCCGCCCTGGGACTCTTTGGTGCTGCCGTGGTCAAGAGGAAGAAACAACAGAACCAATAA